Within Amycolatopsis sp. FDAARGOS 1241, the genomic segment GATGCCGTACCGGCCGGCAACGCGATGCACTGGTTCGACAGGCCACTGGTTCGACAGGCCCGTCGCGGGCCTTGAATCAGGCCCCGGCCCCGCTCCGGGTCCGGCCGATCTGGTGCTCACCGCCGGGCTGACCGACGACGAGCTGTTGGTCCGTCCACGGGCACGCCACGCTCCTCGACGGATCGGCTGATCACCTGCTTCGCGGGGCCGGAACCCGGAATCCGAAAGCTCTCACCTGATCGACTTGCGTTGGCGAAGCCGATGACCTATGCATGAGTCATGCATGAAAGGACGGCGAACCTACTGGGCGCGGCCGCGCTGGCGGTGACCGACCGGGTGCTGACGGTCGCGCAACGGAAGGTGGGAGTCAGCGCCAGCGCCGCCGCTGCGCTCGTGGTGGCCTCGGCCAGTCCGGGATTGAGCGTGAGTGAACTGGGCCGCCGCGTCGGGCTCAGTCAATCGGCGGCCGCCCGCATGGTGGACTCGCTCGAACAGGGTGGTTTGGTCGAACGACGCCCTCGTCAGGGGCGGGAGGTGGCCGTCGAACTCACGCCGAAGGGGCGGCGGGCGGCTGCCTCACTGCTGGAGGCGCGTGGCTCCGGGCTTTCCGGCTTGCTCGACGTGCTGACCGCCGGAGAACAGGAGCACTTGGCCGAGCTGCTGGGCAAGCTGCTGACCCGCCTGTACGAAGACGTCGGGAGCGCCGAGCTGTTGTGCCGGCTGTGCGACCGGACCAGCTGCACCCGCGGCGCCGTGTGCCCGGTCGGGCAAGCCGAGCGGGACCACGGGAGCTGACCTCATGGGTCCACTGCTCGCGCTGGTTTCCGCGGTCTGTTACGGCCTGTCCGACTTCGTCGGTGGTCTCGTCGCACGCCGCGCACCGTTCGCCGCCGTGGCGCTGATCGGGCAAGTCGGCGGGCCCGTGCTCGCGCTGGCCGTCGCGCCGCTGCTGCCGTCCGCCGCCTGCCCCGCGGACCTGGGCTGGGGCGCGCTCTCCGGCGTCGGCACCGGCGTGGGCATGGTTTTCCTGTTCCGGGGCCTGGCGCGCGGCGCGATGAGCGTGGTCGTGCCCACCAGCGCCGTGGCCGGTGTCGCGTTGCCCGTGCTGGCCGGCGTGGCCTTCCTCGGCGAGCGACCGGCCCTGCTGACGTGGCTCGGCATCGTGATCGCCGTGCCGGCTCTGTGGCTGGTGTCGCGCACCGGCCCCGGGCCCGGCGCCCGAGCCGGCCCAGCGGTGGACGGGCTGATCGCGAGTGCCGGAATCGCCGTGCAGTACCTCGCTCTCGCGCAAGCCGAGCCCGCGGCCGGCGCGTGGCCTCTCGTCGCCGGCCGCGTCGCGGCCATCCTCACCCTCGCGCCGTGGGCCGCCTTCCGCGGGCTGCATCTCCCCCCGTGGCGCCTCACCCTGTCCGCCCTCGCCGGCGCGGCCGCGGCGCTGGCGCTCCTGTGCTACCTGCTGGCGACCCGGCACCAGCTCGTCGTGATCGCCGTGGTCCTGTCGTCGCTCTACCCTGTGCTTCCGGTACTGCTCGGCATCCTCGTGCTGGGCGAACGACTACGCACACTCCAAGTGTGCGGCCTGCTCACCGCCGCGGCAGCCGTCGTCCTGCTCACGACCACCTGACGCCCAGGCACTCCGGCGTGTTTGACCCGCTCCTGGCCGGGTACGCACCGGGACACGACCCGTTGAGGTCGCTCAGTCCGGCCGAAAGGAGCACACGATGGCCGGTCAGGAAGACCAGCACGGCTGGTCGGAGGACATCGGCACCGAAGGCGACGCCGCCGCGGAGGCAGCCACGAAGGCGCGGCGCAAGCCCGACCACGAATCCGGCCCCGACCGCGACTACTCGCCCGGCGGCACGCTCTCGGACACCGACACCGAGCCCGGCTCGCCGTTCGGAGCGGGTGACAGCACCACGCGCCGCGGAGAGGAAATCGGCCCGGACCCCGGCGAAGACGCCGAAGGCTACAAGGGCGCTTCCCAGC encodes:
- a CDS encoding MarR family winged helix-turn-helix transcriptional regulator: MHERTANLLGAAALAVTDRVLTVAQRKVGVSASAAAALVVASASPGLSVSELGRRVGLSQSAAARMVDSLEQGGLVERRPRQGREVAVELTPKGRRAAASLLEARGSGLSGLLDVLTAGEQEHLAELLGKLLTRLYEDVGSAELLCRLCDRTSCTRGAVCPVGQAERDHGS
- a CDS encoding DMT family transporter — its product is MGPLLALVSAVCYGLSDFVGGLVARRAPFAAVALIGQVGGPVLALAVAPLLPSAACPADLGWGALSGVGTGVGMVFLFRGLARGAMSVVVPTSAVAGVALPVLAGVAFLGERPALLTWLGIVIAVPALWLVSRTGPGPGARAGPAVDGLIASAGIAVQYLALAQAEPAAGAWPLVAGRVAAILTLAPWAAFRGLHLPPWRLTLSALAGAAAALALLCYLLATRHQLVVIAVVLSSLYPVLPVLLGILVLGERLRTLQVCGLLTAAAAVVLLTTT